The Pseudomonas oryzicola genomic sequence ATGAACGAAGCCTGGCGCCAGGGGCTGATCGAGCATGAACAGTTGCTGCGCATCCGCGAGGTCAAGCCGGACAGTGGCAGCCGCCTGCCGCCGGGGCGCAACCTGCGGCGTAGCCTGATTCGCGAACTGATGGATGTGTGTGCAGCCGACCCCCGGCCACAGGGTGTCCGTGATGCGGCGATCATCGCCTTGTTGTACGGTACCGGCATGCGCAAGTCCGAATCGGTGGATATCGACCTGGACCAGGTCGACTTCGAGGCGCGTAGCCTGCAGGTACTGGGCAAGGGCAATCGCCAGCTGATCAAGTACGCGCCGCCATGGGCGTTCGAGAAGTTGCAGGCGTGGCTCGACCTGCGCCGCCAGGAGCTGCCGGCAGGCGCCGAGGACGACGCGTTCCTGTTCAACCGCATCCGCCGAGGCAGCCACATCACCCGGGCGCGTATCACCAAGCATGCCATCTACTACATCGCCCGCCAGCGCGGTGCCCAGGTAGGCGTGAAGATCATGCCGCACGACTTCCGCCGGGCCTTCATTACCCGGGTAATCGAGGAGCACGATCTATCGATTGCGCAGAAGCTGGCGCACCACGCCAATATCCAGACCACAGCCATCTATGACCGGCGTGATGACAATGAGCGCCGACGCGCGGTGGACCGCTTCGACTACTGATTACCCTACCGATTGACGCACTCCTGCAGGGCGCTGCGTGAGCACCTGAACAGGGCCCGGGCACGCCCCCGCTTTGTGCGCCAGCCTCGCGCATGCCCGATACCAGAGCGGTGGGCGCAGATGTTTCATCCTGGTTCACCTGCGGAGTTGGCCCGCAACCTGCTATATCCAGCCTGAGAATTTGATCGAGTGGTCAGGCCGCGCGCGCTGTCGTTGCGCATGCCTTGCCCTCTAAACGGCCTGCAGGCCACGAATTTCAAGGGCTGCAAGATGTCGCTCGCGGAGCAGATCGAACAACCACAAGACGACGCAGGCTGGAGCGCCTACCTGCAGTTGCGCTTCGTCAGGCGCGATGCGCAGACCCGTCTTGGTGCATGGCGGCATTTTGGACCTCTCTTGGTGCAGCGGCCGTTCTACCCCGAGGGGGGGCCGTGCCATGTCTACGTGCTGCATCCCCCCGGCGGGGTTGTCGCCGGCGACCGCCTGGAACTGAACATCCAGCTGGAACCAGGTTGCCACGCGTTGCTGACCATGCCCGGGGCCAGCAAGTTCTACCGCAGCATCGGCCC encodes the following:
- a CDS encoding site-specific integrase is translated as MSDLSKNPLLQYMARLAPSSQQTMRYILQDAADRLGFVDCNIVDVPWHRLEPGHVIALVAALRTDGYAPNSSSLYVNAIRGVMNEAWRQGLIEHEQLLRIREVKPDSGSRLPPGRNLRRSLIRELMDVCAADPRPQGVRDAAIIALLYGTGMRKSESVDIDLDQVDFEARSLQVLGKGNRQLIKYAPPWAFEKLQAWLDLRRQELPAGAEDDAFLFNRIRRGSHITRARITKHAIYYIARQRGAQVGVKIMPHDFRRAFITRVIEEHDLSIAQKLAHHANIQTTAIYDRRDDNERRRAVDRFDY